A window of Terriglobus sp. RCC_193 contains these coding sequences:
- a CDS encoding TSUP family transporter: MKACLGILIMLFSAYSLWTSGSFHLKHENRPLLLLSGFLAGILGGAYGMNGPPLVVYGSLRRWSPQHFRATIHAYFLPASILGMIGYWSAGLWTRTVTNEFLYSLPAMLPAVFAGRALNRRFSGAGFLKYVYIGLILIGAILFVGTMTHRI, from the coding sequence GTGAAAGCATGTCTCGGCATTCTGATCATGCTGTTCTCGGCCTATTCGTTGTGGACGTCTGGCTCGTTTCATCTCAAGCATGAGAATCGGCCACTGCTTCTGCTGTCAGGATTTCTGGCAGGCATTCTGGGCGGTGCCTACGGCATGAACGGGCCACCATTAGTGGTTTACGGCTCACTCCGCAGATGGTCGCCGCAGCATTTCCGTGCAACCATCCATGCGTATTTCCTGCCCGCCAGCATCCTGGGAATGATCGGCTACTGGAGCGCCGGCCTGTGGACTCGCACTGTCACAAACGAGTTTCTATACTCGCTGCCAGCGATGCTCCCCGCAGTCTTCGCGGGACGTGCGCTCAATCGCCGCTTCTCCGGCGCAGGATTCCTGAAGTATGTCTACATCGGATTGATCCTGATCGGAGCCATCCTGTTCGTGGGAACAATGACTCACCGCATATAA
- a CDS encoding type II toxin-antitoxin system death-on-curing family toxin, producing MTPRFLSVEAVCRIQKDSIEVYGGAHGLRDEGLLRSALDRAENRYHYDPNASLAVLAAALSWGLIKNHVYIDGNKRVGLGSLVAFLALNGHRLACPESEVLTMTLRAAASEIAEEEWTAWLERTVRPSAG from the coding sequence ATGACTCCTCGCTTCCTATCGGTGGAAGCGGTCTGCAGGATTCAGAAGGACTCGATCGAAGTGTATGGCGGTGCCCATGGACTTCGTGACGAGGGACTTCTGAGGTCCGCGCTGGATCGCGCTGAAAATCGTTATCACTATGATCCGAATGCTTCCCTCGCAGTGCTCGCTGCGGCATTGAGTTGGGGCCTGATCAAGAACCATGTCTACATCGACGGCAACAAGCGAGTGGGACTGGGATCGCTTGTTGCATTTCTTGCGCTGAACGGGCACAGGTTGGCCTGTCCCGAATCGGAAGTTCTCACCATGACGCTGCGTGCGGCGGCGAGTGAGATTGCGGAAGAGGAATGGACGGCCTGGCTGGAGCGCACGGTCCGTCCTTCTGCCGGATAA
- a CDS encoding DNA-3-methyladenine glycosylase produces the protein MAHPARTRKPPYNADEAATALSAADPKLAKIIAKAGPPRLRIAGSQSPFEALTEAIIYQQLHGKAAATIHARMIASFEEVCGLGVHPSPEHLLECPTIQLRSAGLSANKTLALRDLAAKTLDGTVPTLAKIRRMSDDDIIEHLTQVRGIGKWTVEMMLIFRLGRPDILPVDDYGVRKGFALTFGKLKPTDKVTNADLPKPAEMIKRAERWRPWRSLASWYMWRACDLAKPDAAAKQPE, from the coding sequence ATGGCTCATCCTGCCCGCACTCGCAAGCCGCCCTACAACGCCGACGAAGCCGCCACAGCCCTCTCGGCAGCCGATCCAAAGCTGGCAAAGATCATCGCGAAGGCCGGACCACCACGCCTGCGCATCGCGGGTTCGCAAAGCCCTTTTGAGGCGCTGACGGAAGCCATCATCTACCAGCAGCTCCACGGCAAGGCCGCAGCCACCATTCACGCGCGCATGATCGCCAGCTTTGAAGAAGTCTGCGGCCTCGGCGTGCATCCTTCGCCGGAGCACCTGCTCGAATGCCCAACGATCCAGCTTCGTTCCGCTGGCCTCTCCGCAAACAAGACGCTTGCTCTGCGCGACCTCGCGGCCAAGACGCTCGACGGCACCGTCCCAACGCTGGCTAAAATCCGTCGCATGTCCGACGACGACATCATCGAACACCTCACACAGGTGCGCGGTATCGGCAAATGGACCGTGGAGATGATGCTCATCTTCCGTCTTGGCCGACCGGACATTCTGCCCGTGGACGACTACGGCGTGCGCAAAGGCTTCGCGCTTACCTTCGGCAAACTCAAGCCCACCGACAAAGTGACCAACGCAGACCTGCCCAAGCCTGCCGAGATGATCAAGCGGGCTGAACGCTGGCGTCCGTGGCGCTCCCTGGCGAGCTGGTACATGTGGCGCGCCTGCGATCTCGCCAAGCCCGACGCCGCCGCAAAACAGCCGGAATAG
- a CDS encoding DUF2059 domain-containing protein, protein MKKFVCVAALLLCVCRVSFADDASKRAKIDEMFTLMKMQQTLDQLADQQAGQMKKIMPQLLAGQTIGPDDQKQIDAFMDQLSAMVRDAIQWDKLKPQYEELYTATYDETTIDGMLAFYRTDAGRAMVAKQPELIAKSQGIAQAQLTAVQPKMRAAFEDFAAKMAKSAAAKQK, encoded by the coding sequence ATGAAGAAGTTTGTTTGTGTTGCAGCGTTGCTGCTGTGCGTGTGCCGTGTGTCGTTTGCGGATGATGCTTCGAAGCGCGCCAAGATTGATGAGATGTTCACGCTGATGAAGATGCAGCAGACGCTGGATCAGCTTGCCGATCAGCAGGCAGGGCAGATGAAGAAGATCATGCCGCAGCTTCTGGCGGGGCAGACGATTGGCCCCGATGACCAGAAACAGATTGATGCGTTTATGGATCAGCTCTCGGCGATGGTGCGGGATGCGATTCAGTGGGACAAGCTGAAGCCGCAGTATGAAGAACTGTATACGGCAACCTATGACGAAACCACGATCGACGGCATGCTGGCGTTTTATCGCACCGATGCTGGGCGCGCGATGGTGGCGAAACAGCCGGAACTGATTGCAAAGTCGCAGGGCATTGCGCAGGCGCAACTGACGGCTGTGCAGCCGAAGATGCGAGCTGCGTTTGAAGACTTTGCCGCGAAAATGGCGAAGAGCGCTGCGGCAAAACAGAAGTAA
- a CDS encoding OPT family oligopeptide transporter — protein sequence MATTSTPPPAFKPFVPAEESRPELTVRAILIGALFGILFGAVTVYVGLKAGLTVAASIPISVLSISILRVLGKSSILENNIVQTTGNAGQSIASGVIYTLPALIFLGFDLEYARIFALALFGGWIGVLFMIPLRRQLIVEEHGSLLYPEGTACADVLIAGERGGSFASRIFLGMGLGSLYTLFQNENLFGLWPSTPTKDFDIGPQHLLKGGSIRADATPEYLGVGYIIGIRVAGVMLAGGVFSWLVLMPAIYFFGSHLQHPLYPGTVPIAQMSPSDLWRTYVRPMGAGAVAAAGCLTLLRTVPTIVGALVGSLKAKKAAGEAQRLRTSHDLPNSFVYGGSVLLVAIMWAFLYFKPVPGAQVGAWANLAASLLIVVFGFLFVTVSARIVGIVGSSASPVSGMTIATLMATAAIFLVQGWTAPAFGALAITVGGVVCIAASNAGDTAQDLKTGFLIGATPWKTQLAVMIGVVVSMFVIGLTLNGMNKALESFHRMPAAMTLNLQSLPEGFQDKGVFPRPHVAITDTGRPREEVNDATRYELVNAIGSPTLEDGKYLVDRTTGKVEIQWVQGIGSEKAAAPQGRLMATVINGILSRKLPWSLVLLGVALVLAVELAGVRSLTLAVGAYLSIATTLAIFCGGLIRWMADAAIAKARAMDRAKRSAEAMALRVAAAHPGADVVVTYDAAGVPLTPQLTNDELQAAVTNNEPLTDLENEEISPGSLFASGLIAAGGITGLMGVVVRLIEGVSESNGGNWLLPRFSETNPLHHDPVAIVMFALLAFSLYYFARKPLDTK from the coding sequence ATGGCCACTACCAGCACGCCCCCGCCTGCCTTCAAACCGTTTGTTCCTGCTGAAGAGTCGCGACCGGAGTTGACCGTTCGCGCCATCCTGATTGGCGCGTTGTTTGGGATTCTGTTTGGCGCGGTGACGGTCTATGTGGGGTTGAAGGCGGGGCTGACGGTTGCGGCGTCGATCCCGATTTCGGTGTTGTCGATTTCGATTCTGCGCGTGTTGGGTAAGTCGTCCATTCTGGAAAACAACATTGTTCAGACGACGGGCAATGCGGGGCAGTCGATTGCTTCAGGTGTGATCTACACGCTGCCTGCGTTGATCTTCCTGGGGTTTGACCTGGAGTATGCGCGCATCTTTGCGCTGGCGCTGTTTGGCGGATGGATTGGCGTGCTGTTCATGATTCCTCTGCGACGACAGTTGATTGTGGAAGAGCATGGATCGCTGCTGTATCCGGAAGGCACGGCGTGTGCGGATGTGTTGATTGCGGGTGAGCGCGGCGGGTCGTTTGCGTCGCGCATTTTTCTGGGCATGGGGCTGGGTTCGCTCTACACGCTGTTTCAGAACGAGAATCTTTTTGGTCTGTGGCCTTCTACCCCGACGAAGGATTTTGACATTGGGCCGCAGCATCTGTTGAAGGGTGGTTCCATTCGCGCGGATGCTACGCCGGAGTACCTGGGCGTGGGCTACATCATTGGCATTCGCGTGGCGGGTGTGATGCTGGCGGGCGGTGTGTTCAGTTGGCTGGTGCTGATGCCCGCGATTTACTTCTTCGGGTCGCACCTGCAGCATCCGCTGTATCCGGGAACGGTGCCGATTGCGCAGATGAGTCCAAGCGATCTGTGGCGGACATATGTGCGGCCCATGGGCGCAGGTGCTGTGGCAGCGGCGGGATGCCTGACGCTGCTGCGCACGGTGCCCACGATTGTTGGCGCGCTGGTGGGTTCGCTGAAGGCGAAGAAAGCTGCGGGAGAAGCGCAGAGATTGCGGACGTCGCACGATCTGCCCAATAGCTTTGTGTATGGCGGATCGGTGTTGCTGGTGGCCATCATGTGGGCCTTCCTGTACTTCAAGCCGGTGCCTGGAGCGCAGGTAGGCGCATGGGCAAACCTGGCGGCTTCGCTGCTGATTGTGGTGTTTGGATTTTTGTTTGTCACGGTGAGCGCGCGCATTGTGGGCATTGTGGGTTCGTCGGCGAGTCCGGTGAGCGGCATGACGATTGCCACGTTGATGGCCACTGCGGCGATCTTCCTGGTGCAGGGATGGACTGCTCCTGCGTTTGGCGCGCTGGCGATTACGGTGGGTGGTGTGGTGTGTATCGCTGCGAGTAATGCGGGCGATACGGCGCAGGATCTGAAGACGGGATTCCTGATTGGTGCAACACCGTGGAAGACGCAGCTTGCCGTGATGATCGGCGTGGTGGTTTCGATGTTTGTGATCGGGCTGACGCTGAACGGTATGAACAAGGCGCTGGAGAGTTTTCATCGCATGCCTGCAGCGATGACGTTGAACCTGCAGTCGTTGCCGGAAGGATTTCAGGACAAGGGTGTGTTTCCGCGTCCGCATGTTGCGATTACGGATACGGGCAGGCCGCGCGAAGAAGTGAACGATGCCACACGCTATGAGTTGGTGAATGCGATTGGGTCGCCCACGCTGGAAGACGGCAAGTACCTTGTCGATCGCACGACGGGCAAGGTTGAGATTCAGTGGGTGCAGGGCATTGGCAGCGAAAAAGCTGCTGCACCGCAGGGCCGTTTGATGGCGACGGTGATCAACGGCATCCTGTCGCGGAAATTGCCGTGGTCGCTGGTGCTGCTGGGGGTGGCGCTGGTGCTGGCGGTGGAGCTTGCGGGTGTGCGTTCACTGACGTTGGCGGTGGGTGCGTACCTGTCGATTGCGACGACGCTGGCGATCTTCTGCGGCGGATTGATTCGATGGATGGCCGATGCGGCGATTGCAAAGGCGCGTGCGATGGATCGTGCGAAACGCTCAGCGGAAGCGATGGCGTTGCGCGTTGCTGCTGCGCATCCCGGTGCCGATGTGGTGGTGACGTATGACGCGGCGGGTGTGCCGCTGACACCGCAGCTTACGAATGATGAGTTGCAGGCGGCAGTGACGAACAACGAGCCGCTGACCGATCTGGAGAATGAGGAGATCAGTCCGGGTTCGTTGTTTGCATCGGGATTGATTGCTGCTGGCGGCATCACGGGTTTGATGGGCGTGGTGGTGCGCTTGATTGAAGGCGTGAGCGAAAGCAACGGTGGTAATTGGTTGTTGCCACGCTTCAGCGAGACGAATCCGCTGCACCATGATCCGGTGGCGATTGTGATGTTCGCGCTGCTGGCGTTTTCGCTTTACTACTTTGCACGTAAGCCGCTGGATACAAAGTGA
- a CDS encoding histidine triad nucleotide-binding protein, whose translation MAADCIFCRIAAGTIPSTRVFEDDQCLAFRDLHPVAPTHVLVIPKEHIASTAHAVETHEALLGHLMLTAAKVAEKEGLAKGFRIVANTGADGGQTVDHLHLHILGGRSMTWPPG comes from the coding sequence ATGGCTGCCGACTGCATTTTCTGCCGCATCGCCGCGGGAACCATCCCGTCCACCAGGGTCTTTGAAGACGACCAGTGCCTCGCCTTCCGCGACCTCCACCCTGTCGCGCCCACACACGTTCTGGTCATCCCGAAGGAACACATCGCCTCCACAGCTCACGCCGTGGAGACGCATGAGGCTCTACTGGGCCACCTGATGCTGACCGCCGCAAAAGTTGCAGAGAAAGAAGGTCTGGCCAAAGGCTTCCGCATCGTCGCCAACACGGGCGCAGACGGCGGCCAAACCGTCGACCATCTGCACTTACACATCCTCGGCGGCCGTTCCATGACCTGGCCTCCGGGATAA
- a CDS encoding GIY-YIG nuclease family protein has translation MPREAYVYILASKSRTLYIGMTTNLDGRILEHKAGTLEGFSKDYNCTRLVYYEVCGGPLAAISREKQLKGWRREKKIALIEKVNPTWEDLAEDLGKPVQSYRGKR, from the coding sequence ATGCCAAGAGAAGCCTACGTCTACATCCTAGCCAGCAAAAGCCGCACGCTGTACATCGGCATGACGACGAATCTGGATGGACGCATCCTCGAACACAAAGCTGGGACGCTGGAAGGCTTCAGCAAGGATTACAACTGCACTCGCCTCGTGTACTACGAGGTCTGCGGTGGCCCGCTTGCCGCAATTTCGCGAGAGAAACAACTTAAGGGCTGGCGACGTGAAAAGAAGATTGCGCTGATCGAGAAGGTGAATCCCACATGGGAAGATCTTGCGGAGGATCTTGGAAAGCCTGTTCAGTCTTATCGCGGGAAGAGATGA
- a CDS encoding DUF3108 domain-containing protein: MTCLPALISLPAAAQKFSLPFTADKEGVPPAQAPLMTPPMQGYVFPQHQTLTFTVDWRVFTAGRAVFQLDQAGPLMKVQASADTVGATNMIYQVMDRFQSSFNMATGCSAGFSKQTQEGRRKVNSDLVFTPGATAPAPVEGAQPVLGTQVLTERNLAKNTTKTQQGQIPACVTDALSGIFYVGSQKLTVGQDFKLPLADALRTVAVTMKVEAREDVKTPAGTFTTIRVQPTADAGVVKNRGTITIWYSDDARHLPVQMRAKLLWGTITFHLQSVQ; encoded by the coding sequence ATGACGTGTTTGCCAGCCTTGATATCACTTCCTGCGGCGGCGCAGAAGTTTTCGTTGCCATTCACTGCGGACAAGGAGGGTGTGCCACCTGCGCAGGCTCCGCTGATGACGCCTCCCATGCAGGGCTACGTGTTTCCGCAGCACCAGACGCTGACGTTTACGGTGGATTGGCGCGTGTTTACCGCCGGTCGCGCCGTGTTTCAACTGGACCAGGCGGGGCCGTTGATGAAGGTGCAGGCCAGCGCAGACACCGTTGGCGCGACCAACATGATCTACCAGGTGATGGACCGGTTCCAGTCGAGTTTCAACATGGCCACGGGCTGCTCTGCGGGGTTCAGCAAGCAGACACAGGAAGGCCGCCGCAAGGTGAACAGTGACCTGGTGTTCACACCGGGTGCAACGGCGCCTGCGCCCGTTGAGGGTGCGCAGCCGGTGCTGGGAACGCAGGTGCTGACCGAGCGCAACCTGGCGAAGAACACCACGAAGACGCAGCAGGGACAGATTCCCGCGTGCGTGACGGATGCGCTTTCCGGCATTTTTTATGTGGGTTCGCAGAAGCTGACCGTGGGGCAGGATTTCAAGCTGCCGCTGGCGGATGCGCTGCGTACCGTGGCCGTGACCATGAAGGTGGAGGCACGCGAGGATGTGAAGACACCCGCGGGTACGTTCACCACGATTCGTGTGCAGCCAACGGCGGATGCCGGTGTGGTGAAGAATCGCGGAACGATTACGATCTGGTATTCCGATGATGCGCGGCATCTGCCGGTGCAAATGCGTGCGAAGCTGCTTTGGGGAACGATCACGTTCCATCTGCAGTCCGTGCAGTAA
- a CDS encoding isoprenylcysteine carboxylmethyltransferase family protein, with amino-acid sequence MAVEMGKGERLVRRIRVPLGFVFAALFLWLARPSFLSLALSLLLVVPGLWLRGYAAGYVKKNAELTQTGPYAYTRNPLYLGSVMAAFGFAFASRRWELVVLLALLFLVIYGPVILSEERFLRAHFADFDDYAARVPRLLPRLTAATAPAGQTSAGFDVERYRKHREYNSVMGAAGIYATLLVLMWVRAHWGVQ; translated from the coding sequence ATGGCAGTGGAAATGGGCAAAGGCGAACGGTTGGTGCGGAGGATTCGTGTTCCTCTGGGATTTGTCTTTGCGGCGTTGTTTTTGTGGCTGGCGCGGCCTTCGTTTTTGTCGCTGGCGCTGAGTTTATTGCTGGTGGTTCCGGGGCTTTGGCTGCGCGGTTATGCCGCTGGTTACGTCAAGAAAAATGCAGAGCTGACGCAGACCGGGCCGTATGCATACACGCGCAATCCGCTGTACCTGGGTTCTGTAATGGCGGCGTTCGGGTTTGCGTTTGCATCGCGGCGGTGGGAGCTGGTGGTGCTGCTGGCGCTGTTGTTCCTGGTGATCTACGGGCCGGTGATTTTGTCAGAGGAACGATTCCTGCGCGCGCACTTTGCGGATTTTGATGACTACGCCGCACGCGTGCCGAGATTGTTACCGCGACTGACGGCCGCGACTGCACCCGCGGGACAAACTTCGGCGGGTTTCGACGTGGAGCGTTACCGGAAACATCGCGAGTACAATTCGGTGATGGGCGCGGCGGGTATCTACGCCACGCTATTGGTGCTGATGTGGGTTCGCGCGCATTGGGGCGTGCAGTAA
- a CDS encoding glycosyltransferase family 9 protein: MNDAPNILIVRVGAMGDVLHALPAVAALRAAMPEARIGWAIEPHWSPLLRTHPGVATRGPEMPLVDRVHAVPAKEWLRHPFSFATLRSIRGLRRELRWQRYDIAIDLQGSIRSSVIARMSGARQIVGSADPREKQAGWLYQQRVKTRKTNVVEQAAEMVAAAMKLPLQPVKAPLPVSKPAEQWCDALFRELPERPVVLLAPTAGWGAKEWPAVRFGYLARALEERGYTVLVNASPFGPDGAAGTVVAASQGHCRAVPCTIPQLMALVQRVALLIAGDTGPLHLAAACGVPVLGLFGPTDPLRTGPWGMRTKTLRHRLSQTDHRRHAMVERGLAEITVDEVLEAALEQLSSSARG; the protein is encoded by the coding sequence TTGAACGATGCTCCAAACATTCTGATTGTGCGCGTGGGCGCGATGGGCGATGTGCTGCACGCTTTGCCTGCGGTTGCGGCGCTGCGTGCGGCAATGCCGGAAGCTCGGATTGGATGGGCGATTGAGCCGCACTGGTCGCCGTTGTTGCGCACGCATCCCGGTGTGGCGACGCGCGGGCCGGAGATGCCGCTGGTGGATCGCGTTCATGCTGTCCCGGCGAAGGAGTGGTTGCGCCATCCGTTTTCATTCGCTACGTTGCGAAGCATTCGCGGTCTGCGGCGTGAGTTGCGATGGCAGCGATATGACATTGCCATTGATCTGCAGGGTTCGATCCGGTCGTCAGTGATTGCGCGGATGAGCGGCGCGCGGCAGATTGTGGGCAGTGCCGATCCGCGTGAGAAGCAGGCGGGCTGGCTCTATCAGCAGCGTGTAAAGACGCGGAAGACGAATGTGGTGGAGCAGGCTGCGGAGATGGTTGCGGCGGCGATGAAGTTGCCGTTGCAGCCGGTGAAGGCACCGTTGCCGGTGTCGAAACCCGCAGAGCAATGGTGCGATGCGCTGTTTCGCGAATTGCCGGAGCGTCCTGTGGTGCTGTTAGCGCCTACTGCGGGATGGGGCGCGAAGGAGTGGCCCGCGGTTCGCTTTGGTTACCTGGCGCGTGCGCTGGAGGAGCGCGGGTATACGGTTCTGGTGAATGCGTCGCCGTTTGGGCCGGATGGGGCGGCGGGTACGGTGGTGGCGGCTTCGCAGGGGCATTGCCGAGCGGTGCCCTGTACTATTCCGCAGTTGATGGCGCTGGTGCAGCGTGTGGCGTTGCTGATTGCAGGCGACACGGGGCCGCTGCATCTGGCGGCGGCGTGCGGCGTGCCGGTGCTGGGTCTGTTTGGGCCCACGGACCCGCTGCGTACCGGGCCGTGGGGGATGCGGACGAAGACGCTGCGGCATCGGTTGAGTCAGACAGATCATCGTCGCCACGCAATGGTGGAGCGCGGGTTGGCGGAGATTACGGTGGACGAAGTGTTGGAAGCTGCGCTGGAACAACTGTCGTCGTCTGCCCGTGGATGA
- the lpxK gene encoding tetraacyldisaccharide 4'-kinase gives MLPLVPLWAAGAAWKNRAFDRGSAKVERLELPVISVGSLSAGGAGKTPFVMALGEALRRAGVGFDVLSRGYGRTADAQSAKRVVGTGSAEEFGDEPLMMARRLGRRVYVAAERAAAGRMAEREHRAQRETGPWVHLLDDGFQHRRLVRAVDIVLLTQADVRDVLLPAGDLRESLGSLRRADVIVLRKDESAELRPLVERVVASGKKKPLVWEMERVFHFVEGKPVSSPLAFCGIARPDAFLESLRLSGVEPASFVTLRDHQRYDDGVVQRLVQAAERVKANGFVTTAKDAVKLSPAMRALLERVGPVAVGDINVTICDEAGFISALMRLLPEGSSFPS, from the coding sequence TTGTTGCCTCTTGTGCCGCTGTGGGCTGCGGGTGCGGCGTGGAAGAATCGCGCGTTTGATCGTGGTTCTGCGAAGGTGGAGCGACTTGAGTTGCCGGTGATCAGCGTGGGTAGTCTGTCCGCTGGTGGCGCGGGTAAAACGCCTTTTGTGATGGCGCTGGGGGAGGCGCTGCGGCGCGCGGGTGTTGGGTTTGATGTGTTGTCGCGCGGCTATGGGCGCACGGCGGATGCGCAGTCGGCGAAGCGTGTTGTGGGAACTGGTTCTGCGGAAGAGTTTGGTGATGAGCCGCTGATGATGGCTCGCAGGCTGGGGCGGCGTGTGTATGTGGCTGCGGAGCGTGCTGCGGCTGGGCGCATGGCGGAACGTGAGCATCGTGCACAGCGGGAGACGGGGCCGTGGGTGCATCTTCTGGATGATGGATTTCAACATCGTCGGCTGGTGCGTGCGGTGGACATTGTTCTGCTGACGCAGGCGGATGTGCGGGATGTGTTGTTACCTGCGGGGGATTTGCGCGAGTCTTTGGGATCGTTGCGGCGGGCGGATGTGATTGTGTTGCGCAAGGATGAGTCGGCGGAGTTGCGGCCTTTGGTGGAACGTGTTGTGGCTTCTGGAAAGAAGAAACCGCTGGTGTGGGAGATGGAGCGCGTGTTTCATTTTGTGGAGGGCAAGCCTGTGTCTTCGCCGCTGGCCTTCTGCGGAATTGCTCGACCGGATGCGTTTCTGGAATCGCTGCGGCTGAGTGGCGTGGAACCCGCGTCGTTTGTGACTTTGCGCGATCATCAGCGCTATGACGATGGCGTGGTGCAGAGGTTGGTGCAGGCTGCGGAGCGTGTGAAGGCGAATGGGTTTGTGACGACGGCGAAGGATGCGGTGAAGTTGTCGCCGGCGATGCGTGCGTTGCTGGAACGTGTGGGGCCGGTTGCGGTGGGGGATATCAACGTGACGATCTGCGATGAGGCGGGTTTCATTTCGGCACTGATGCGGCTGTTGCCGGAGGGTTCCTCTTTTCCTTCGTAG
- a CDS encoding 3-deoxy-D-manno-octulosonic acid transferase, whose product MMLLYSLGLLLALVLTAPVWGWRMVRQGRYREGLRARLGAVPARLQAFVAGRPVVWVHCVSVGETLAAVRLIAELEAALPGYAVVVSTTTPTGQRVARERFGVDRVFFFPLDLAFAVRSYLRVLQPKLLVLMESELWPRVLVECERAQVPVAVVNARVSDRSLPRYMRLRALWKPLLGKVSLLLAQSEEDARRWRQIGAPAECVVAAGNLKFDIRAAEETPLTRLVRQHLPAGAKVLVCGSTHEGEESLLLDCWKTLPMAERVMVLAPRHPERAGAVEQLVLERGLQAVRLTAWRMEPSSILGGAVLLVDTVGELSSLYALASVAFVGGSLIPHGGQNPLEPARLGVPVVMGGSYQNFRGMVDAMQREQAIRMVTREALCDVLDELMTRGDGMGERGRLFAASMIGATERTVAALLSLLPGRVQ is encoded by the coding sequence ATGATGCTGCTTTACAGTCTGGGATTGTTGCTGGCGCTGGTGCTTACGGCGCCGGTGTGGGGCTGGCGCATGGTGCGGCAGGGGCGGTATCGCGAGGGATTGCGTGCACGGCTGGGCGCTGTCCCCGCGCGGTTGCAGGCGTTTGTAGCGGGCAGACCTGTGGTGTGGGTGCATTGCGTTTCCGTGGGTGAGACGCTGGCGGCGGTGCGGCTGATTGCGGAGCTGGAGGCGGCGCTGCCGGGGTATGCCGTGGTGGTTTCCACAACGACGCCGACGGGGCAGCGGGTGGCTCGAGAGCGGTTTGGTGTGGACCGCGTGTTCTTCTTTCCGTTGGACCTTGCGTTTGCGGTGCGGTCGTATCTGCGGGTGTTGCAGCCGAAGCTGCTGGTGTTGATGGAGAGTGAGTTGTGGCCGCGCGTGCTGGTGGAGTGTGAGCGCGCGCAGGTGCCGGTGGCGGTGGTGAATGCGCGGGTCAGTGATCGTTCGTTGCCGCGTTATATGCGTCTACGTGCGCTGTGGAAGCCGTTGCTGGGGAAGGTTTCGTTGCTGCTGGCGCAGAGTGAGGAAGATGCGCGGCGTTGGCGGCAGATTGGTGCGCCTGCGGAGTGCGTGGTGGCTGCGGGGAATTTGAAGTTTGATATTCGTGCGGCGGAAGAGACTCCACTGACGCGGCTGGTGCGGCAGCATCTGCCTGCTGGAGCGAAGGTGCTGGTGTGCGGGTCGACGCATGAGGGTGAGGAGTCGTTGCTGCTGGATTGCTGGAAGACGTTGCCGATGGCAGAACGTGTGATGGTTCTTGCTCCGCGTCATCCGGAACGTGCGGGGGCTGTGGAGCAGTTGGTCCTGGAGCGCGGATTGCAGGCGGTTCGTCTCACCGCATGGCGGATGGAACCCTCATCCATCCTGGGCGGTGCCGTATTGCTGGTGGATACGGTGGGGGAACTTTCTTCGTTGTATGCGCTGGCTTCTGTGGCGTTTGTGGGCGGGTCTTTGATTCCGCATGGTGGGCAGAATCCGCTGGAGCCTGCGCGGCTGGGTGTGCCGGTGGTAATGGGCGGCAGCTATCAGAACTTTCGCGGCATGGTGGATGCGATGCAACGTGAGCAGGCGATTCGCATGGTGACGCGTGAGGCGTTGTGCGATGTGTTGGATGAGTTGATGACGCGCGGTGACGGCATGGGGGAACGCGGACGTTTGTTTGCGGCTTCGATGATTGGCGCTACGGAGCGGACGGTGGCGGCGTTGTTGTCGCTGTTGCCGGGGCGTGTGCAGTGA
- a CDS encoding N-acetyltransferase family protein yields MTNNLTLRDAVPADAPAILALIRDLAIYEKEPDAVIATEEDILRDGFGPQPYFRCLMAEWQGQTAGFALYFFQYSTWEGRPALYLEDLFVREPFRKRGIGAALFQRLAQIALERNCTRFQWECLDWNQPALDFYEASGAKILREWLNLRVTGEELKSLAGSSAQ; encoded by the coding sequence ATGACGAACAACCTGACCCTCCGCGACGCTGTCCCCGCCGACGCACCCGCCATCCTCGCCCTGATCCGCGACCTCGCCATCTACGAAAAAGAACCAGACGCCGTCATCGCCACAGAAGAGGACATCCTCCGCGACGGCTTCGGCCCGCAGCCGTACTTCCGCTGCCTCATGGCCGAATGGCAGGGCCAGACCGCTGGCTTTGCGCTGTATTTCTTCCAATACTCCACATGGGAAGGCCGTCCGGCGCTCTACCTGGAAGACCTCTTCGTCCGCGAGCCCTTCCGCAAACGCGGCATCGGCGCAGCACTGTTTCAGCGCCTCGCACAGATCGCGCTGGAGCGGAACTGCACCCGCTTCCAATGGGAATGTCTCGACTGGAACCAGCCCGCACTCGACTTCTACGAAGCCAGCGGAGCCAAGATCCTGCGCGAATGGCTGAACCTGCGCGTCACCGGCGAGGAACTCAAAAGCCTCGCCGGTTCATCCGCTCAGTAG